A single genomic interval of Homo sapiens chromosome 7, GRCh38.p14 Primary Assembly harbors:
- the LOC124901639 gene encoding putative uncharacterized protein FLJ44672: MPLLASPGPAPACWRPLEAQPLPQQWALHAHLLPCRGVLGPGSRLGAAPAGPAPASRPSGGQAHASERPLPAWRLLLCMGSRSCTSSSRPLQAQRFLPAASAGPDCRQVGLSRDSSCLPADSAGPSRPQVSLPRPSSGLSAASPGAKVPRVRLSRSSSSCLPVASFSPAQLMPPGDLPRPRF, translated from the coding sequence ATGCCTCTGTTGGcttctccaggcccagcccctgcctgttGGCGGCCTCTAGAGGCCCAGCCTCTACCTCAACAGTGGGCCCTCCACGCCCACCTGTTGCCTTGCCGTGGCGTCCTCGGGCCAGGCTCCCGCCTTGGGGCGGCCCccgcaggcccagctcctgcctcacgGCCCTCCGGAGGCCAAGCTCATGCGTCAGAGCGGCCTCTCCCGGCCTGGCGTTTGCTCCTTTGCATGGGCTCCAGGTCCTGCACTTCCTCCAgtcggcctctccaggcccagcgcTTCCTCCCGGCAGCCTCTGCAGGACCAGACTGTCGTCAAGTAGGCCTGTCCAGGGACAGCTCCTGCCTCCCGGCAGACTCTGCAGGCCCAAGTCGTCCTCAAGTCagcctccccaggcccagctccggCCTCTCGGCGGCCTCTCCAGGTGCAAAAGTTCCTCGAGTCCGTCTCTCCAGGTCCAGCTCCTCCTGTCTCCCAGTGGCCTctttcagcccagcccagctcatgccTCCCGGCGACCTTCCCAGGCCCCGCTTTTGA
- the LOC124901638 gene encoding putative uncharacterized protein FLJ44672 produces the protein MPLLASPGPAPACWRPLEAQPLPQEWALHAHLLPRRGLLGPGSRLGAAPAGPAPASRPSGGQAHASGRPLPAWRLLLCMGSRSCTSSSRPLQAQLFLPAASAGPDCRQVGLSRDSSCLPADSAGPSRPQVSLPRPSSGLSAASPGAKLPRVRLSRSSSSCLPVASFSPAQLMPPGGLPRPRF, from the coding sequence ATGCCTCTGTTGGcttctccaggcccagcccctgcctgttGGCGCCCTCTAGAGGCCCAGCCTCTACCTCAAGAGTGGGCCCTCCACGCCCACCTCTTGCCTCGCCGTGGCCTCCTCGGACCAGGCTCCCGCCTTGGGGCGGCCCccgcaggcccagctcctgcctcacgGCCCTCCGGAGGCCAAGCTCATGCGTCAGGGCGGCCTCTCCCGGCCTGGCGTTTGCTCCTTTGCATGGGCTCCAGGTCCTGCACTTCCTCCAgtcggcctctccaggcccagctcttcctcccggcAGCCTCTGCGGGACCAGACTGTCGTCAAGTAGGCCTGTCCAGGGACAGCTCCTGCCTCCCGGCAGACTCTGCAGGCCCAAGTCGTCCTCAAGTCagcctccccaggcccagctccggCCTCTCGGCGGCCTCTCCAGGTGCAAAACTTCCTCGAGTCCGTCTCTCCAGGTCCAGCTCCTCCTGTCTCCCAGTGGCCTctttcagcccagcccagctcatgccTCCCGGCGGCCTTCCCAGGCCCCGCTTTTGA